A genome region from Sphingorhabdus sp. SMR4y includes the following:
- a CDS encoding ATP-binding protein — protein MLLLWLTPFLSETAHAFDGPVLLETGQSAEQVEYAARYLVQPRGEEISVDQAFAAYREGRFGPPIATDSDGAFHDWRSWIALKFRNGGETGGETLRRVIGLGGIFVVPPRVYLECAGEPRREILASKTGTDGQLEARYFTYIRTQNFAIAPGQTCLALINAASGDNPNIGIFREGELGSNQVVAVLFKSGFTVMLVMIGIILAVVSFLTNRPLAMLIGIGYAVMMLQNEASLYSTVLAATPEQGRSIWEAFTLLAVFFGYYVFLYAFRSDFRLDHNIWFRIVAIALPLPLVWIAYISNSTPDLLWSLYVVLFLFAITVALRFDIAPRLRLLAGGILLFSAIAALFVEPYYLGRLFTDLAIEFIRDAIRLFAGAGMLLLVLVDVLRTRRERDRMTAERIAALEIQADTDRRLLQTEREYARARESATRRKAQLAAASHDIRQPIVGLRSILARERGSLSPDLQSQFDQAIDYLEHLTKEYTVDGERAPADAAEDMEIYSLGLITRAVQEMFGAEAERAGVVLAITGSDAKTRVPALALIRATSNLVANALRHAEAQTISLEIREGKHCRIIVRDDGIGMDAATLKAVQKAGKKGDASDGDGLGLAIVRDLADRHGCRFTIASRPGEGTTAVLHLPA, from the coding sequence GTGCTTTTGCTGTGGCTGACGCCTTTTCTGTCAGAAACCGCACATGCCTTCGACGGTCCAGTGTTGCTCGAAACCGGACAATCTGCCGAGCAGGTCGAATATGCGGCGCGCTATCTCGTCCAGCCCCGCGGCGAAGAAATTTCGGTCGACCAGGCTTTTGCAGCCTATCGTGAGGGGCGGTTCGGTCCTCCGATAGCAACGGACAGTGATGGCGCATTTCATGACTGGCGCAGCTGGATAGCCCTGAAGTTTCGCAATGGAGGCGAGACAGGCGGCGAAACGCTGCGCAGGGTGATCGGGCTCGGCGGAATTTTCGTGGTTCCGCCAAGAGTATATCTGGAATGCGCCGGCGAACCTCGCCGGGAAATACTGGCATCTAAGACCGGGACGGATGGACAGCTCGAGGCTCGCTATTTCACCTATATCCGCACCCAGAATTTTGCCATCGCACCCGGGCAGACGTGTCTTGCGCTGATCAACGCAGCGAGTGGCGACAACCCCAATATTGGGATTTTCCGCGAAGGGGAGCTGGGCAGCAATCAGGTCGTCGCTGTCCTGTTCAAGTCGGGATTCACCGTGATGCTGGTAATGATCGGTATCATTCTGGCGGTCGTTTCCTTTCTTACCAACCGGCCGCTCGCGATGCTGATCGGCATTGGCTACGCTGTGATGATGTTGCAGAACGAGGCGTCTCTCTATTCGACGGTTCTGGCGGCGACTCCCGAACAGGGGCGATCCATATGGGAAGCGTTCACATTGCTCGCCGTGTTTTTCGGCTATTATGTTTTCCTCTATGCATTCCGCAGCGACTTTCGGCTGGATCACAATATCTGGTTCAGAATTGTCGCAATTGCACTGCCGTTACCGCTCGTCTGGATCGCCTATATTTCCAACTCTACCCCTGATCTTCTGTGGTCCCTTTATGTCGTATTGTTCCTGTTCGCCATTACCGTAGCCCTCCGGTTCGATATTGCGCCCCGCCTTCGCCTGTTGGCCGGCGGCATATTGCTATTTTCCGCCATCGCCGCACTGTTCGTCGAGCCTTATTATCTGGGCCGTCTGTTCACCGACCTTGCGATCGAGTTTATCCGGGATGCAATCCGGCTATTTGCCGGTGCCGGCATGCTGCTGCTCGTCCTCGTCGACGTGCTTCGGACGCGGCGCGAGAGAGACCGGATGACGGCAGAGCGGATTGCCGCACTCGAAATCCAGGCCGACACCGACCGCAGACTGCTTCAGACCGAGCGGGAATATGCCCGTGCCAGAGAGTCTGCCACGCGCAGAAAGGCGCAACTGGCTGCCGCCAGCCACGACATCCGCCAGCCGATCGTCGGACTGCGAAGCATATTGGCCAGGGAACGGGGGAGCCTTTCACCGGACCTGCAAAGCCAGTTCGATCAGGCGATCGACTATCTGGAGCATCTGACGAAGGAATATACCGTCGATGGAGAGCGAGCGCCCGCCGATGCCGCGGAGGATATGGAAATCTATTCTCTTGGCCTGATCACGCGCGCCGTCCAAGAGATGTTCGGCGCCGAGGCCGAGAGAGCTGGCGTGGTACTGGCCATTACCGGATCGGACGCCAAAACGCGGGTCCCGGCGCTCGCCCTGATCCGCGCGACCAGCAATCTCGTGGCCAATGCGCTGCGGCACGCCGAGGCGCAGACGATCAGCCTGGAAATAAGAGAGGGCAAGCATTGCCGGATCATAGTCCGCGACGATGGTATCGGCATGGATGCCGCAACCCTGAAAGCGGTCCAGAAGGCTGGCAAAAAGGGCGATGCGTCGGACGGTGATGGTCTTGGCCTGGCCATCGTGCGTGACCTTGCCGATCGCCACGGGTGCCGTTTCACCATTGCGTCGCGACCAGGAGAGGGCACGACTGCCGTCCTGCACCTGCCGGCATAA
- a CDS encoding glutathione S-transferase family protein encodes MIFYDFDLFAPSPYVVRMFAAEKGLKLERKIIDLLTRENRRAPFTTEISPLGELPAVQLDDGTALTEITAICEYLEEIHPEPPLIGSTPLERAETRMWVRRIDQKIAEPMGEGFSAAEGREFFESDHKDSVLITKTILPPEAGPALKAKAREKIIWMDGQLEGRQFVCGDRFTLADIYLYCYLQFGEHQGQPIPTETLWMRDFFDRMKARSTAWHGEGGSLE; translated from the coding sequence ATGATTTTCTATGATTTCGATCTGTTTGCTCCCAGTCCCTATGTTGTCAGGATGTTCGCCGCGGAGAAGGGCCTGAAGCTGGAACGAAAAATCATCGATTTGCTGACCAGAGAGAACCGGCGTGCTCCCTTCACGACCGAGATCAGCCCGCTGGGCGAACTGCCCGCCGTGCAGCTTGATGATGGGACCGCTCTGACCGAGATCACCGCAATTTGCGAATATCTGGAAGAGATCCACCCGGAACCGCCACTGATCGGTTCCACGCCATTGGAGCGTGCGGAAACGCGTATGTGGGTGCGGCGCATCGACCAGAAAATCGCCGAGCCGATGGGCGAGGGCTTCTCGGCAGCCGAAGGGCGGGAGTTCTTCGAATCGGACCACAAGGATTCCGTACTCATCACCAAGACGATATTGCCACCCGAAGCTGGACCAGCACTCAAGGCCAAGGCGAGAGAAAAGATCATCTGGATGGACGGCCAGCTTGAGGGGCGGCAATTTGTTTGCGGCGACCGCTTCACACTGGCGGATATATATCTCTATTGCTACCTGCAGTTTGGCGAACATCAGGGCCAGCCGATCCCGACCGAAACTCTCTGGATGCGCGATTTCTTCGACCGTATGAAGGCACGGTCAACAGCTTGGCATGGCGAAGGCGGCAGCCTGGAATAG
- a CDS encoding SDR family NAD(P)-dependent oxidoreductase, translating to MNGNRQHLRLKGCQALVTGALGGIGMAICDLFVAHGARVWLADLESADSDKARLALEQFGDAEYLRLDVTDRRDWDRAAARIGDRLDILVNNAGIAPTGEMEDLPLEQWQQVMAVNCQGAFLALATLASHLERAGKSNDRWASVVNISSILAMVGMSQASAYAASKGALRSLTKSAAMEFVQGERPIRVNSLHPGFVETEMTRAGSDAMSEAGDLLASLGRETPMARVGTPEEIAFAALFLASSESSFITGSELTVDGGWTAR from the coding sequence GTGAACGGCAACCGTCAGCATTTGCGACTGAAAGGTTGCCAGGCTCTGGTAACAGGTGCGCTCGGGGGGATCGGCATGGCGATCTGCGACCTGTTTGTCGCGCATGGGGCACGCGTCTGGCTCGCCGACCTCGAATCGGCAGATAGCGATAAAGCGCGGCTGGCGCTGGAGCAATTTGGTGATGCTGAATATCTCCGTCTCGATGTGACGGATCGCCGGGACTGGGATAGGGCGGCCGCCAGAATTGGCGACCGGCTTGACATTCTGGTCAACAATGCCGGCATAGCGCCGACTGGCGAAATGGAAGATCTGCCGCTTGAACAATGGCAACAAGTGATGGCGGTCAACTGCCAGGGCGCTTTTCTGGCGCTCGCAACATTGGCCAGTCATCTCGAGCGCGCGGGAAAGTCGAATGATCGGTGGGCGAGCGTCGTCAATATCTCGTCGATTCTCGCGATGGTCGGGATGTCACAGGCCAGCGCCTATGCTGCCAGCAAGGGCGCCTTGCGCAGCCTGACCAAATCGGCTGCGATGGAATTTGTTCAGGGTGAGCGGCCAATCCGGGTAAATTCTCTCCACCCCGGCTTTGTAGAGACCGAAATGACGCGGGCCGGCAGTGACGCAATGAGCGAAGCGGGAGATCTGCTGGCGTCACTGGGCCGCGAAACCCCGATGGCCCGCGTCGGAACGCCCGAAGAGATCGCTTTTGCCGCACTGTTTCTTGCATCAAGTGAGAGCAGTTTCATCACAGGCAGCGAGCTGACCGTCGATGGCGGCTGGACCGCCCGCTAA
- a CDS encoding zinc-binding alcohol dehydrogenase family protein gives MKAVFYSENGGPEVMQYGERPDPTLQDDGVLIRSEAISIEGGDLLNRLISPPDPVPFIPGYQAAGIVEAVGPSITLFQPGDRVVAFNWCGSHAELFAAPECFTYAIPESLDIALASVAPIAFGTAYDALIEYGNLQPGEFVLIQGAGGGVGLAAVQIAKAAGATVIGTSSSNERLERIRSFGLDYGVNYRDEDIAEKCLSLTGGSGVDLAVDLAGGKGKELLVKALRPHGRYAAVGAATGEIPSFSFFELIGEMLHVFGVSLGQEMHTGRVRALVADIFAKLEDGSYRMPIDKTFALSDAVAAHRHVAESHPFGRVIMKP, from the coding sequence ATGAAAGCAGTATTCTACAGCGAGAACGGTGGCCCGGAGGTCATGCAATATGGGGAACGGCCGGATCCGACCTTGCAGGACGACGGCGTCCTGATCAGATCGGAAGCGATTTCTATTGAGGGCGGTGACCTGTTGAACCGGCTGATTTCTCCACCAGACCCAGTGCCCTTTATTCCGGGCTATCAGGCTGCGGGAATTGTCGAGGCGGTCGGACCATCAATTACGCTCTTCCAGCCCGGCGATCGCGTGGTGGCTTTCAACTGGTGCGGAAGTCACGCGGAACTGTTCGCCGCACCGGAATGCTTCACTTATGCAATTCCGGAATCGCTGGATATCGCGCTGGCATCCGTTGCCCCGATCGCCTTCGGTACCGCTTATGACGCGCTAATCGAATATGGCAATCTGCAGCCGGGTGAGTTCGTATTGATTCAGGGTGCCGGCGGCGGCGTCGGGCTGGCAGCCGTGCAGATCGCCAAGGCCGCAGGTGCAACAGTGATCGGCACGTCTTCCAGCAATGAGCGTCTGGAGCGGATTCGTTCTTTCGGGCTGGATTACGGCGTCAACTATCGCGATGAGGATATTGCCGAGAAATGCCTGTCCCTTACCGGCGGCTCCGGAGTTGATCTCGCGGTTGATCTGGCCGGTGGCAAAGGCAAGGAGTTGCTGGTTAAAGCATTGCGCCCGCATGGTCGCTACGCAGCCGTAGGCGCAGCAACTGGAGAGATACCCTCGTTCAGCTTCTTTGAACTGATCGGTGAAATGCTGCATGTGTTCGGCGTCTCCCTCGGCCAGGAAATGCACACCGGCCGGGTTCGCGCGCTGGTTGCCGATATCTTCGCCAAGCTGGAAGATGGCTCCTACCGAATGCCGATCGACAAGACCTTTGCCTTGTCTGACGCGGTCGCTGCGCATCGCCATGTTGCAGAATCGCACCCATTTGGCCGGGTAATCATGAAGCCCTGA
- a CDS encoding SDR family NAD(P)-dependent oxidoreductase gives MEQSNTASGFQDLAIIVTGAASGIGAAIVDRLQGAGANVVALDRMALSAPAALSIQMDVTSEDEWIAAVKQVSKQLGRIDGLVNCAGVIRMGAITDLPAEEFRLSMQVNVEGPFLAMKHVLPVMYNQACGSIVNISSTAGIAGAPGAAGYCASKGAIRMMSKAVALEAIANKSNVRINSVHPAMTETPMVKDIVRQLGGDDNIEEQMRALQPSGNFIPVEAVVDAILFLLSDASQFVNGTELIVDNGFTAQ, from the coding sequence ATGGAACAGTCAAATACAGCCAGCGGTTTCCAAGACCTGGCTATCATCGTGACCGGTGCGGCATCCGGTATCGGCGCGGCGATCGTTGACCGATTGCAGGGAGCTGGTGCAAACGTGGTGGCACTCGACCGGATGGCGCTTTCCGCCCCGGCAGCGCTTTCCATCCAGATGGATGTCACCAGTGAGGATGAATGGATCGCGGCTGTCAAGCAGGTGAGCAAGCAGTTGGGCCGGATTGATGGCCTGGTCAACTGTGCGGGCGTTATTCGCATGGGGGCGATCACCGACCTGCCTGCCGAAGAATTCCGGCTGAGCATGCAGGTCAATGTCGAGGGACCGTTTCTCGCCATGAAACATGTTCTGCCGGTGATGTACAATCAAGCCTGCGGCAGCATCGTCAATATTTCCTCGACCGCGGGGATCGCGGGAGCTCCCGGCGCGGCCGGCTATTGCGCCAGCAAGGGCGCGATCCGGATGATGTCAAAGGCGGTTGCGCTGGAAGCCATTGCGAACAAATCGAATGTGCGGATCAATTCCGTCCATCCCGCAATGACGGAAACCCCGATGGTCAAGGACATCGTCAGACAGCTCGGCGGCGATGACAATATTGAAGAGCAAATGCGGGCGCTTCAGCCGTCAGGGAATTTCATCCCGGTGGAGGCGGTCGTAGATGCCATCCTGTTCTTGCTTTCTGATGCTTCGCAGTTCGTCAATGGAACCGAGTTGATCGTGGACAATGGATTTACCGCTCAGTGA
- a CDS encoding aromatic ring-hydroxylating oxygenase subunit alpha has protein sequence MAKVEGEFLKAQRSEGEFETPSFLPRKPIPDIGTQKIDGERFHSKEFMDREWEMIWTRTWNIGCHVTELEEPGDFRVHSLGKESLLFVRGADDVVRGFFNVCQHRGNILCQVREGMVNHFKCPFHGWEWNLDGSLKQVMHPDLFPQFRDGIPDGDLDLPELKVEQWGGWIWFNMDPDAGPLREFLGEAGAHLETYEHEKFNLIDYKSFEWQGNWKHAHDAFNESYHFEALHPEFLDFAEGFDVPIELLGIHSRMLNFNHTVSEILEDRESMTPIREKMLGLPEGYQGSAKDVHLAVVAHKRSIQEESHIPYKRMNDEQLAHQYHYTFFPGTTITTTPEMSIVFRYRPHESDPNYCYYDFLITRHDPPGEPRPDFEYRLYRHAELPSYVEAFDGTFDPVLANVLQQDGTNMPTMQQGTSSRGFKGMILGEQEVRIRNFHQTIDRYLRGDFPRCGDR, from the coding sequence ATGGCAAAAGTTGAAGGCGAGTTTCTGAAAGCGCAGAGATCGGAGGGTGAGTTTGAGACGCCCTCCTTCCTCCCGCGCAAGCCAATTCCCGACATCGGCACGCAGAAAATCGACGGTGAGCGTTTCCATTCGAAAGAATTTATGGACCGCGAATGGGAGATGATCTGGACGCGCACCTGGAACATCGGCTGCCATGTGACCGAGCTGGAAGAACCTGGCGATTTCCGGGTGCATTCGCTTGGCAAGGAATCGCTTCTCTTTGTCCGCGGCGCTGACGACGTCGTCCGCGGGTTCTTCAATGTCTGCCAGCATCGCGGCAATATATTGTGCCAGGTTCGCGAAGGCATGGTCAACCATTTCAAATGCCCGTTTCACGGCTGGGAATGGAATCTCGACGGCAGTTTGAAGCAGGTTATGCACCCCGATCTTTTCCCGCAATTTCGGGACGGGATACCGGATGGCGACCTGGACCTGCCGGAGTTGAAGGTCGAGCAGTGGGGGGGGTGGATCTGGTTTAATATGGACCCGGACGCCGGACCGTTGCGCGAATTTCTCGGCGAGGCCGGTGCGCATCTCGAAACCTACGAGCATGAAAAATTCAACCTCATCGATTACAAAAGCTTCGAATGGCAGGGTAACTGGAAACATGCCCATGATGCCTTCAACGAAAGCTATCATTTCGAAGCTTTGCATCCCGAATTTCTGGATTTTGCCGAAGGCTTTGACGTGCCGATCGAATTGCTGGGCATCCACAGCCGGATGCTGAATTTCAACCATACGGTCAGTGAAATTCTCGAAGACAGGGAAAGCATGACGCCGATCCGGGAGAAAATGCTGGGCCTTCCGGAGGGATATCAGGGATCGGCAAAAGACGTCCATCTGGCGGTCGTCGCTCACAAGCGTTCGATCCAGGAAGAGAGCCATATTCCTTACAAGCGCATGAACGACGAGCAGCTCGCCCATCAATATCATTACACCTTCTTTCCGGGCACAACGATTACGACCACGCCGGAAATGTCGATCGTATTTCGCTATCGACCGCACGAGTCAGACCCTAATTATTGCTATTATGATTTTCTGATCACCCGTCACGACCCGCCGGGAGAGCCGCGCCCCGATTTCGAATATCGCCTTTATCGCCATGCGGAATTGCCAAGCTATGTCGAAGCTTTTGACGGCACCTTCGACCCTGTTCTTGCCAATGTCCTTCAGCAGGATGGCACCAACATGCCGACCATGCAGCAGGGTACTTCCTCCCGCGGATTCAAGGGAATGATCCTAGGAGAGCAGGAGGTTCGCATCCGGAATTTCCACCAGACAATCGACCGCTATCTGAGGGGCGACTTCCCCCGGTGCGGCGATCGTTGA
- a CDS encoding VOC family protein has protein sequence MKPLIIRQLGYVTDDLEASALAWVDTTGAGPFFVLPGMGFRSWTYQGKPQQMTLDIAFGQAGDMMIELIRPNGQWPNVYGDSMPKGCVPHHHGVLVKDVEASARSMGGEAVTRAELSTETELRYFDCRDRTGLFVELITDNDESRGFFAAAIEATQNWDGHTCPVRPFSTGES, from the coding sequence ATGAAACCTCTAATCATAAGACAGTTGGGCTATGTTACAGATGATCTCGAGGCATCTGCTCTGGCCTGGGTAGACACGACCGGGGCAGGGCCGTTTTTTGTCCTGCCGGGCATGGGTTTCCGGAGCTGGACCTATCAGGGCAAGCCGCAACAGATGACGCTTGATATCGCCTTTGGCCAAGCCGGCGACATGATGATCGAGCTGATCCGGCCCAACGGCCAGTGGCCCAATGTCTATGGAGATTCCATGCCGAAAGGATGCGTGCCGCATCACCATGGGGTCCTCGTGAAAGATGTCGAAGCCAGTGCCCGATCAATGGGCGGGGAGGCAGTTACCCGCGCGGAACTCTCCACGGAAACCGAATTGCGCTATTTTGACTGCCGAGACCGCACCGGCCTGTTCGTCGAACTGATTACGGACAACGACGAAAGTCGCGGTTTCTTCGCCGCTGCGATCGAGGCAACGCAAAACTGGGATGGCCATACATGTCCGGTCCGTCCATTTTCAACAGGCGAGAGTTGA
- a CDS encoding LuxR C-terminal-related transcriptional regulator produces MSFGRTYTAVIADDHAIIRSALSHALVDHDALAGYQIEPVATVDNGIDAIAAIRKYRPDLLMLDISMPHAGGTEVLLEARRWSSATKVVIFTGVEASGKIAELVDIGADGVFCKSDDLGEVTDALPVILEGGRMICRRFTMLLKNSATFEPLTDRERQVLNLVVSGRTNKEIAGILGISIKTVDRHRTSVMGKTGSHSAAELIAYALREGLIDPAQAR; encoded by the coding sequence GTGAGTTTCGGAAGAACCTATACGGCGGTCATTGCTGATGACCATGCGATCATCCGCAGCGCCTTGTCGCATGCGCTCGTCGATCACGATGCGCTTGCCGGCTATCAGATCGAACCGGTCGCCACTGTCGATAATGGTATCGATGCGATTGCTGCTATCCGCAAGTATCGGCCCGACTTGCTGATGCTCGACATTTCCATGCCGCATGCCGGGGGAACCGAGGTCCTGCTGGAGGCCCGGCGCTGGTCCTCTGCGACGAAGGTGGTGATTTTTACCGGCGTTGAAGCGAGCGGCAAGATCGCCGAGCTCGTCGATATCGGGGCCGATGGCGTTTTCTGCAAATCCGACGACCTGGGAGAAGTCACCGATGCGCTCCCCGTCATTCTGGAGGGCGGACGAATGATCTGTCGTCGCTTCACCATGTTGTTGAAAAACAGCGCCACCTTCGAACCCCTGACCGATCGCGAGCGACAGGTGCTCAATCTGGTTGTTTCCGGCCGGACGAACAAGGAAATTGCCGGAATTCTGGGTATCAGCATCAAGACCGTAGACCGGCACCGCACCAGCGTAATGGGCAAGACCGGGTCGCATTCTGCCGCGGAACTGATTGCCTATGCCTTGCGGGAAGGTTTGATCGATCCGGCGCAGGCGCGCTGA
- a CDS encoding ThuA domain-containing protein, translating into MSEAKHIHIVTGGKYHDFDLARLKLLEAMAEDERIRASCAMDYSGLDILDKSAGLILYTCDMMPTDRQAEQMDQFVRNGGRILALHAVNAHLEFTDGPEIVTSGVRIPGLVKSTAESVSPLFMQLLGSRFVTHLAAQEVHVHVEDQDHPVTRGMSDFTLIDEPYVATPLGELRTLLSARYKGPTPGYETGEITDDPPRPQLYVKDHGKGAVLYSPLGHACGKYDMRPLMDEAPVVRGPWDDENYLEIIRRGIAWIANADVAIAAAR; encoded by the coding sequence ATGTCAGAAGCAAAACATATCCATATTGTCACCGGCGGAAAATATCACGATTTCGATCTTGCCCGGCTGAAGCTGCTTGAAGCGATGGCGGAAGACGAACGCATACGCGCGAGTTGTGCGATGGACTATTCCGGGCTCGACATCCTTGATAAGTCCGCCGGTCTGATCCTCTATACCTGCGACATGATGCCGACCGATAGGCAGGCCGAGCAGATGGACCAGTTTGTCCGCAACGGCGGTCGGATTCTGGCGTTACATGCGGTAAACGCGCATCTCGAATTTACCGATGGTCCCGAAATCGTTACTAGCGGCGTTCGTATTCCGGGGCTGGTGAAATCGACTGCGGAATCTGTCTCTCCCTTGTTCATGCAATTGCTTGGAAGCCGGTTCGTTACCCATCTCGCCGCGCAGGAGGTCCATGTTCATGTCGAGGATCAAGACCATCCGGTGACGCGCGGTATGAGCGACTTTACCCTGATCGACGAACCCTATGTTGCAACTCCGCTCGGCGAATTGCGGACCTTGCTGTCGGCGCGATATAAAGGGCCGACGCCTGGTTACGAAACGGGCGAGATCACCGACGACCCGCCGCGTCCTCAGCTTTATGTGAAGGATCATGGCAAAGGCGCTGTGCTCTATTCGCCACTGGGTCACGCGTGCGGCAAATATGACATGCGCCCGTTGATGGATGAGGCGCCGGTAGTCAGGGGACCCTGGGACGATGAGAATTATCTCGAGATCATTAGGCGCGGCATCGCTTGGATCGCCAACGCTGACGTCGCGATCGCTGCCGCCCGATGA
- a CDS encoding Rieske (2Fe-2S) protein, with amino-acid sequence MSSTWHPIMALEEFPADGKHAACIGGWFVLVVKEGERLVAVNDRCTHQASRLSEGRIRRGAIMCPVHGARFEAATGKCLGGAYPDLRTFETRIIDNRIEVAVPDEPPGVHERPAGV; translated from the coding sequence ATGAGTAGTACATGGCACCCGATCATGGCGTTGGAGGAATTTCCCGCAGATGGAAAACATGCAGCCTGTATCGGGGGCTGGTTCGTGCTCGTGGTGAAGGAAGGGGAGCGATTGGTTGCGGTCAACGACCGCTGTACCCATCAGGCGTCCCGGCTGTCCGAGGGACGAATCCGTCGCGGCGCCATCATGTGCCCTGTCCATGGTGCCCGTTTCGAGGCTGCTACCGGCAAGTGTCTTGGCGGTGCCTACCCCGACCTGCGCACCTTTGAAACACGCATCATCGATAACAGGATCGAAGTGGCAGTGCCGGACGAGCCACCGGGCGTGCACGAACGACCGGCAGGCGTCTGA